The Astyanax mexicanus isolate ESR-SI-001 chromosome 7, AstMex3_surface, whole genome shotgun sequence genome has a window encoding:
- the ifngr1l gene encoding interferon gamma receptor 1-like precursor (The RefSeq protein has 4 substitutions, 1 non-frameshifting indel compared to this genomic sequence) encodes MLERTRVGVLMFLCAGLSRVSALGFHLSDVSVMCHNFENVVSWNNPNPQLQPEYIVTLRGYSGETERLVLKTTSNFMDISEYTQNIEEIYFVSVKTASADESFEVNFTYKQDFPDLVKKCTVDFPSMNTSALRHTIEISFDHPLYVYYIKANSDDDDDDDDVFKYTVRCNETACGEYECTDLCTAEIPVPESLYGQCFSLHFTGELSSTRFEGSKDVCVPVEPEKKTDVHLITGLVCGTVVLLMLVIVAGIEIYKRMNGSDSQRAISKFLQSLGVASSETPVIEPERPHMSEINSISDAPLLVTPDDDVSTPITLSPEEVTHMPITLISEMEEQRASEEEEAFDNGGYDRQKFPLEMSPGDIVDAYHHGKN; translated from the exons GTTTTCACCTATCTGACGTCAGTGTGATGTGTCACAATTTTGAAAATGTTGTGTCCTGGAACAACCCTAACCCACAGCTACAGCCAGAATACATTGTAACACTCAGAGGTTACAGTGG agagacagagagactcgTTTTGAAGACAACCAGTAACTTCATGGATATCAGTGAATACACTCAGAATATTGAGGAAATTTATTTTGTATCTGTGAAAACTGCCTCTGCAGACGAATCTTTTGAAGTGAACTTCACATACAAACAGGACTTTCCTGACCTtgtgaaaaaat GTACGGTGGACTTTCCCAGCATGAATACTTCAGCTTTGAGACATACCATTGAAATCTCCTTTGATCATCCTTTGGACGTCTATGATATTAAAGCGAGCAATGATGATGATTATGTGTTTAAATACACAGTCAGATGTAATGAG ACAGCGTGCGGTGAATATGAATGCACAGACCTGTGTACAGCGGAGATTCCTGTTCCTGAAAGTCTATATGGCCAGTGCTTTAGTTTACATTTTACTGGGGAGCTCAGTTCAACACGTTTTGAAGGTTCAAAAGATGTTTGTGTTCCAGTTGAGCCTGAGAAAAAAACTG ATGTACATCTTATTACTGGCTTGGTATGTGGTACAGTTGTCCTCCTGATGCTGGTGATTGTAGCTGGAATAGAGATTTACAAAAGAATGAATGGATCTGATTCTCAAAGAGCAATCTCCAAGTTTCTGCAATCTCTG GGCGTGGCGAGTTCTGAGACTCCCGTCATTGAGCCTGAGCGTCCGCACATGTCTGAGATAAACTCCATAAGTGACGCTCCTCTGCTGGTCACCCCCGATGACGACGTTTCCACTCCCATCACCCTCTCACCTGAAGAGGTCACTCACATGCCCATCACCCTCATTTCTGAGATGGAGGAGCAGAGAGCAAGTGAGGAAGAGGAGGCTTTTGACAACGGAGGCTACGACCGGCAGAAGTTTCCATTAGAGATGAGCCCTGGAGACATAGTGGATGCTTACCACCATGGAAAGAATTGA